A stretch of the Lactuca sativa cultivar Salinas chromosome 9, Lsat_Salinas_v11, whole genome shotgun sequence genome encodes the following:
- the LOC111897988 gene encoding actin-related protein 8 isoform X2 produces the protein MTQLLRRVWESVSSGWNSSDSTSNSLYNLDYSPVHGTLSDQIIICSSSTGAFDRLPLDIFMQILKLLGPKEAARLTCVCKSWKFMVSDNMLWIFFLQNQQDPWDSIFFAETNLRSGFPLRTYPRQMQSFMHIYGERAKVPGAIIVDGGAGYCKFGWSKYDSPSGRSATFVEFGNIESPLYARLRHFFATIYSRMRVKSSMHPVIISIPISHYDDTGADKAFRRQLKEAIYSALFGMKVPSVCAVSQATLALFSARRTSGILVNIGFHQTSVVPILHGKVMHKVGVVSMGVGGLKLTEYLKEQLRLRNLHVSSLYTVRSLKENLCYVAFDYENELKKENTKASYKVASEGLFTLEKERFQTGEILFQPHIAGLINAMGLHQAVANCIERCHAAKMRTDHTWFKTVVLAGGTACLPGLQERLEKEVHDLLPPSISNGIRVITSPYGADSAC, from the exons ATGACACAGCTGTTGAGGAGGGTTTGGGAATCGGTTTCCAGTGGTTGGAATTCGAGTGATTCTACTTCAAACTCGCTATACAATTTGGACTACAGTCCAGTTCATGGAACCCTATCCGATCAGATTATCATCTGTTCCTCATCCACTGGGGCATTTGATCGGTTGCCTCTAGATATATTTATGCAAATACTCAAGCTTCTCGGACCAAAAGAGGCTGCTAGACTCACATGTGTTTGCAAATCGTGGAAATTCATGGTCTCAGATAACATGTTATGGATATTCTTTCTTCAGAACCAACAGGATCCCTGGGACTCAATTTTCTTTGCGGAAACTAACTTACGATCTGGTTTTCCTCTCCG AACATATCCTCGTCAGATGCAATCATTTATGCATATTTATGGTGAACGAGCAAAAGTTCCTGGAGCTATCATCGTTGATG GTGGTGCTGGTTATTGCAAATTTGGTTGGAGCAAGTATGATTCTCCATCAGGGCGTTCAGCAACATTTGTG GAATTTGGTAACATTGAGTCTCCATTGTACGCTAGGCTTCGTCATTTTTTTGCAACAATTTATAGCAG GATGCGTGTTAAGTCATCTATGCATCCAGTCATTATCTCAATTCCAATCTCCCATTATGATG ATACTGGTGCTGATAAAGCTTTTAGACGCCAACTCAAAGAAGCAATCTACTCAGCATTGTTTGGAATGAAGGTTCCTTCTGTGTGTGCAGTCAGTCAG GCAACTTTAGCtttgttttcagcaagaagaacaTCTGGAATTCTTGTAAATATCGGTTTCCATCAAACATCTGTTGTCCCAA TTTTACATGGTAAAGTAATGCATAAAGTGGGTGTTGTATCTATGGGTGTTGGAGGCTTAAAGCTTACTGAATACCTTAAAGAGCAACTTCGTCTAAGAAATCTACATGTTTCTTCATTATACACTGTTCGCTCATTGAAAGAg AATCTTTGCTATGTTGCTTTTGACTATGAGAACGAATTAAAGAAGGAGAATACAAAAGCATCATACAAAGTTGCTTCTGAGGGTTTGTTTACTCTTGAGAAAGAGCGTTTCCAAACAGGAGAGATTCTCTTTCAGCCACATATTGCAGGATTAAT AAATGCAATGGGTCTGCATCAGGCAGTGGCAAATTGCATTGAGCGTTGCCATGCTGCCAAAATGAGAACCGATCATACTTGGTTCAAGACAGTTGTGTTGGCTGGAGGCACTGCATGTTTACCAGGTTTACAag AAAGATTAGAAAAGGAAGTACATGATCTTCTACCTCCCTCCATATCCAATGGAATTCGTGTCATCACTTCCCCTTATGGTGCTGATTCTGCATG TTGA
- the LOC111897988 gene encoding actin-related protein 8 isoform X1, producing MTQLLRRVWESVSSGWNSSDSTSNSLYNLDYSPVHGTLSDQIIICSSSTGAFDRLPLDIFMQILKLLGPKEAARLTCVCKSWKFMVSDNMLWIFFLQNQQDPWDSIFFAETNLRSGFPLRTYPRQMQSFMHIYGERAKVPGAIIVDGGAGYCKFGWSKYDSPSGRSATFVEFGNIESPLYARLRHFFATIYSRMRVKSSMHPVIISIPISHYDDTGADKAFRRQLKEAIYSALFGMKVPSVCAVSQATLALFSARRTSGILVNIGFHQTSVVPILHGKVMHKVGVVSMGVGGLKLTEYLKEQLRLRNLHVSSLYTVRSLKENLCYVAFDYENELKKENTKASYKVASEGLFTLEKERFQTGEILFQPHIAGLINAMGLHQAVANCIERCHAAKMRTDHTWFKTVVLAGGTACLPGLQERLEKEVHDLLPPSISNGIRVITSPYGADSAWYGAKLLSNLSTFPNSWCITEETQSKSKRSLIW from the exons ATGACACAGCTGTTGAGGAGGGTTTGGGAATCGGTTTCCAGTGGTTGGAATTCGAGTGATTCTACTTCAAACTCGCTATACAATTTGGACTACAGTCCAGTTCATGGAACCCTATCCGATCAGATTATCATCTGTTCCTCATCCACTGGGGCATTTGATCGGTTGCCTCTAGATATATTTATGCAAATACTCAAGCTTCTCGGACCAAAAGAGGCTGCTAGACTCACATGTGTTTGCAAATCGTGGAAATTCATGGTCTCAGATAACATGTTATGGATATTCTTTCTTCAGAACCAACAGGATCCCTGGGACTCAATTTTCTTTGCGGAAACTAACTTACGATCTGGTTTTCCTCTCCG AACATATCCTCGTCAGATGCAATCATTTATGCATATTTATGGTGAACGAGCAAAAGTTCCTGGAGCTATCATCGTTGATG GTGGTGCTGGTTATTGCAAATTTGGTTGGAGCAAGTATGATTCTCCATCAGGGCGTTCAGCAACATTTGTG GAATTTGGTAACATTGAGTCTCCATTGTACGCTAGGCTTCGTCATTTTTTTGCAACAATTTATAGCAG GATGCGTGTTAAGTCATCTATGCATCCAGTCATTATCTCAATTCCAATCTCCCATTATGATG ATACTGGTGCTGATAAAGCTTTTAGACGCCAACTCAAAGAAGCAATCTACTCAGCATTGTTTGGAATGAAGGTTCCTTCTGTGTGTGCAGTCAGTCAG GCAACTTTAGCtttgttttcagcaagaagaacaTCTGGAATTCTTGTAAATATCGGTTTCCATCAAACATCTGTTGTCCCAA TTTTACATGGTAAAGTAATGCATAAAGTGGGTGTTGTATCTATGGGTGTTGGAGGCTTAAAGCTTACTGAATACCTTAAAGAGCAACTTCGTCTAAGAAATCTACATGTTTCTTCATTATACACTGTTCGCTCATTGAAAGAg AATCTTTGCTATGTTGCTTTTGACTATGAGAACGAATTAAAGAAGGAGAATACAAAAGCATCATACAAAGTTGCTTCTGAGGGTTTGTTTACTCTTGAGAAAGAGCGTTTCCAAACAGGAGAGATTCTCTTTCAGCCACATATTGCAGGATTAAT AAATGCAATGGGTCTGCATCAGGCAGTGGCAAATTGCATTGAGCGTTGCCATGCTGCCAAAATGAGAACCGATCATACTTGGTTCAAGACAGTTGTGTTGGCTGGAGGCACTGCATGTTTACCAGGTTTACAag AAAGATTAGAAAAGGAAGTACATGATCTTCTACCTCCCTCCATATCCAATGGAATTCGTGTCATCACTTCCCCTTATGGTGCTGATTCTGCATGGTATGGAGCAAAGCTTCTCAGCAAT TTGAGCACATTTCCAAATTCATGGTGCATAACAGAGGAGACTCAGTCAAAGTCAAAACGATCCCTCATATGGTGA
- the LOC111897989 gene encoding GPI-anchored protein LLG1, with amino-acid sequence MTIANFCFLLLLLPLPFSLSDNAFTSQPSIGRNLLQDKKPCPLSFETMNYTIITSRCKGPKYPPNLCCQAFKDFACPYADELNDLSNQCSTQMFSYINLYGSYPPGIFSNLCHDNKAGLVCDAVPPQDSTSNIISDHFSLLLILVSQLFLIMFLP; translated from the exons ATGACGATCGCAAATTTCTGCTTTCTGCTGCTACTTCTTCCCTTACCATTTTCCCTTTCAG ATAACGCCTTCACTTCTCAACCTTCAATCGGACGAAATCTCCTCCAGGATAAGAAAC CATGCCCATTAAGCTTCGAGACCATGAACTACACAATCATCACCAGCCGTTGCAAAGGACCAAAATACCCCCCAAATCTCTGCTGTCAAGCTTTCAAAGACTTCGCTTGCCCTTACGCTGATGAATTAAACGACTTATCAAACCAATGTTCAACACAAATGTTCAGCTACATCAACCTCTATGGAAGCTATCCACCTGGCATTTTCTCCAACTTATGTCACGACAACAAAGCTGGGCTTGTCTGCGACGCAGTTCCACCACAAGATTCTACTTCCAACATCATCTCCGATCACTTCTCACTTCTGCTCATTCTAGTTTCACAATTATTCTTAATCATGTTTCTCCCGTGA